The Bactrocera dorsalis isolate Fly_Bdor chromosome 3, ASM2337382v1, whole genome shotgun sequence genomic interval AAACTTTACCAGAAGTAACACGTCCTTAATAATGGTGCTCCATTCGCTAGATTACTATTATAGTTTCGACGACTCGTTCCTAAAAGTACAACTCGTCACCCATTCTATTCTTTATTCACCCAAACATTTACGAAAATGTGGTGGGTCAATTCATAAGGGATTTTGAGATCTTCTGCTGTCAATACCCTTTACAATAACAACCATCTCCCTGAAGTCACACGAGACATTTCAATCACTGTTTCTTTGACTTTTGCGATgatatcgtcattaacagaagTGGTTGAGGCAATTTTTCGACAGCCTTCACTAAATGCtttgttaaaatattgttttcgtGATAAGATATATGCCTCAAAATATTTCTGGAACAATAGCCGTGATTCCATTGGAAACACAAATTTCCGAAGTTATTTCGATTGTATAtggtaataaataaattttataaaaatatgtatgtatataccaataTGGCTAAATAGACTAGTCCGGaccaaatttgatcagatggtactatatatgtatatcaaagaaTCTCTGAAGTAATTTCCATTTGCTAGAAAATATGTATCTACAtttgatgaaaatatatgttaatatgGTTAAATGGACTAGTACGGGtcatatttgatcagatggtatataTCAGTCGCTGAAATAAATTCGGAAgtgattttgattttatatgaTAATGACACAATTTGATTAAATTATGTGGCAATATGGCTAAATGGactagtccgggtcaaatttaaTCAGATGGCATATATCAGtcgcaaaaaaaatttctgaagttATTTCGATTGTATAtggtaataaataaatttgattaaaatatatGCGAATATGGCTAAATAGactagtccgggtcaaatttgatcagatggtacatATCAGTCGCTTAAAGAATCTCTGAAGTAATTTTggattttatatgaaaatgacaaaatttgattaaattatgTGGCAATATGGCTAAATGGactagtccgggtcaaatttgatcagatagtaTATACAAAGAATCTGTGAAGTAATTTGGTTTTTATATGATAATAACtaaatttgatgaaaatatatacCCACATGGCTAAATGGAcgagtccgggtcaaatttgatcagatggtatataTCAGTCGCTTAAAGAATCTCTGAAGTAATTTTGGATTTTATTAGATAATAACTAAATTTGATTAAATGGTGTGCCAACGTGGTTTGGAATAAATAGGGATAATTGTGTAATAAAACCAAAAAGTCTTTATTGGAGAtaatttggcaatattttttatatatcgatcttaaaatattataattttcaaattttgaaaatgttgctTAATTTTGAGCCGAATTTCAGCTAGATATTATTAAGATTACtaatataataacataaaattactTCATTGTTAGTTGAGAGTCTTTATAAAGCTATCCTTCATGTATTTTACAAATCCAAACTCTTTTATTCTCCTTCTTTGATTCTATAACACAGTATAGAGTAATTAATAAGAAACTAAAACCCAAATCAACAGCGATTATACTCTACCTCTGTTGCCTTACAAGTAGAAGCCCTTACTATTTTACTATTACATTCCCTCCTTCCAACCGATTCGCAAATTAATTCATGCGTTAAATTAATTGTCAGcgaatatttatgttaattatgaGCAAATTATTAGGTGATTCATTGAGCAATGCATTGTCATACAACCGAAAGCGAAGCGAATTTGGTAAGCGtattaaataacaacaaacaagttAGCACACCGTCGCCATTTCTTTGTGTCTTTCTTTCATCAgatgtttgctgttgttgtggccgGCAATTTTGGGGAGATAATAAAAACATCTCTTTCCTAAGCAACATCAAGGTGTGGTGGGGAAAAGGGCGCGCGGCATTAATATTAATTCGGTTATGCGTTCGATGTGTGTTGATTAAGGCGATGATGATGAGGCAAACTCTTAGGCGCTGACACACTAACACgcatacagacatatatacaCACCACCATACAGGGTCGTCAATGCAAGCTTGCTCtagcatatgtgtgtgtttgtgtgcgatCTTTCGTGTTGATTCATTCGATAATTTACATATCTATTTGGAGAAAAGTTGTTTCGAGCATGTTGCCAGTTTTTGTTTACCTTTCTACCTGCATGCGTACCGCTTGTAGGTCGCTGGAACTGTTGCATGATTAGGTAATAGATTGCATGTTGCGATGTCGTTGCGGATGCGCGCttgtaataaataatgttttaattttttctcagatttttttctttctttcttttttaaaccCCGATTTGTGTAACGGCTAGTGGAACTAATCAATAAAACGGATTTCGTAGCAAATGAGCTTACACatgtttttacatacatatatactcgtagtacGTATTAGgtatttaatacaaatctctTTATTGCAGAATAGCCAGCGTGTTGCCGATTCGAGCAGAGTTAGAGCGCGCAGTAGTCCGTGCGTTACAGCAAAAATGCGGACACCGAAAATGTTTGGTAAATCTAGTGAAACTTTTAtagcaatatatgtacatatgtgttaagaaaatgtttgtaaatttttctcTGTATGTGTGTTGTAGGTCTGCCATTAGGTTTGCTACTATTGACGCTAGTAAGCGCCACTAGTGCGCAGGGCACATTTGAAGATGCGGAGACCTCCAATGATTACACGAGGTAACTTTGTGAATTGTCTTGCaaacaatatgaaaaatgagaataattttatttttgttttatataatttttttgtttttgaattttgtcaaCTTTTCAGTGCCATCACACACCAGCAATTTGATCTACGTCACACAATACCTGGCGAACCTGAAGTCGATTATCCCATTTACAGCGAAGTGCCAAAAACGAGCTTTGAATGTACTGGAAAACACGAGGGTGAGTCTAATAGTTAAAAATTGcttagagaaaaaattttgttcttcaAAATTTAGTATTCCTTAAAAGATTTCCTTCTGTAAGTCTCATATAATTATAAGTTAGAATACCCtttagaacttgattttgatcggtcagtttgtatggcagctttatacTATAGCGATCCGATTTTTCCGATCGCATCATTGTCTGTCGAGAAGATATATCGTAAAACGAAAAATTTACATGCAAGCTTTTGATTAtaatctttcagtttgtatacTTTAATGGTCCAATAACGATGGtaccaacaaatgagcagcttctcgAGGGGAAAAGAACTTGTGCAAagtttcaaatcgatatctcaaaggCTGAGGGACAAAAGCACATGGTTAAATAGACTTCCCTCCATTCCTCTgcttgttgacttgtttgcatgtcaagcTCAGAAACTCATGTCTCATTGGCATTTaaaatgctctccatgaattttggatcggaattcgcatgaACGAATTgaacaagaacgcgtttcatactcaaaatatctcCCAAAATctttcgaacggactcgcgagagatatcgagctctcttgccatctctctaagaCTTACCTAACGATTTTCACTTCACTTTGTTATCAATTGAAGAGCTCGAAGATCGTCCAGAACGTGGCATATCTTTAAAGATTTCTCGACCATTtatgaaggctttgtaccactcgcaggcttgtgtttttgatagaACTGATTCACCGAAAGCCTTTTCCAGCATTCGCATCGCCAGCATTACGCATACGAAAATAATTTCGTCTGTTAGTGGAATACTGCTTTGGACGGCTTTGAAATGGCGCCCACCAGAGGGTcttcgaataaaaataaaaatacaaatgaatATATGAAGATAATTTTGAACCAGATAGCTTAATTCAACTTATTCAGATCTGGTCACCAGTGTCCTTTTCTGTTGCCAGACCTCGACAAAAGGTCCGCTGCAAAAGAAATTTGATAACAATGAAGGGTAATCTCAGATCTATTTTAAAGTTCAAGTCAAACTGCGCCGCAAAAATATTATCGAAAAGTCGGAGAATCAGTGTATGGCACTCGATGGGAGAATCATATTTCTTATACGTCTGAAAGAttgattttattaagataaataAACTTAGCGATTATTGTGTGCCATACCCACTGTTATAGTATAGAGAGCTCTCCttatatttattagaataaaaaaactatTCCAATAATGTAATTCAAACACTACTACAGGTTATTACGCAGACATGGAGACGCGCTGTCAGGCCTTCCGCATATGTGCACACACTGCACGCGGCACACAAGGCTTCGGCTTCCTCTGTCCTAATGGCACACTATTCAGTCAGAAGAATTTCGTCTGTGATTGGTATCGCAATGTGAACTGCGCCGAATCGGAACAATACTACAGCAAAAACAGTGCGAATCGCATAGGCAGCAGCTCGGATATGATGGAAAGGGTACGCCAAATGATGGAATATCCAATGAAGACGATATCAGCCGCATTGCAAAGTAAGCAAGCATCGCATCATACACTCAAAAAACAATTGGAGCTCTCTGAGAGTGGCGTAGCTGCTGGTGATAGCGCCGATGTGGAGCCACAATCCAGTCGTGATAGCAGTCAACGCGCCTATTTGAATCGCAAGTCGGCCGTAACGCGTGCCCAAGTCGAATCTGTATCGAAGACTCACGTCGCTACCCAGCAAACACAGGTCGAGGACACAGTCACACAGCAACGTAAAAGATTACAGCAACAGAGACAACAACAGCGTACCGAAACGAAGACACAAAGTAGTAATACACAGCAAAAAACAACGAAAAGCAACGACGAAGATGTATATGTGAATAGTTTGGGTGAATTATCCTCCGACCCAGGTGTTAATTTCGAACACGACAGCGCACGCATTATAGCTGAGTCGCCCAGCCGCACTTACAATTACGCAAAGAAAAGCAATTTTGCCGAAAAGGTGAATATCGGCTTGAATAGCCTCGCTGAAACGACTGCGCCTGAAGTGTTTGCACCCGATTATGTCAAGCATTTGCGCACAGCCGATGAAGATGCAATTTTGGCAgcaaacataaataatttgCTTGAAGTAGTCTCTGAAGATTTGGATACGAGTGTCTCTGGTTATCAAGTGCCAGCGCCGCAAAGGAATAAGACTTCGTTCAGGTTCCTAAGTCGTGGTTTCTCATCGCAAAGTGATCGTTCCAAGCGCCCACCCTATGAGTATGCCAAGCCCAAGCAGACGGCAAGTACGATACGATTTACGGTGAGTGAAATTTTGAATGGctaataattagaaaatttaaGTCAAGAGTTTCAGACTGTTCCGGAATAAAATAagatctgatcaaatttgaaccggactgcgAAAAATCACTCTTATGTGTTCTAATACACTCATTATCGTCTTTTTGTGTCAATACAATTTTCAATCcacttgttataagcctcggCAGGGATGACCTACAGTGCCTTCACTGATTTTTGGGTGTTTTCGGTTTCGGTCCATTTTTTTAGCGCCATGTGCCGCTGAgttgttggacagtttcgacgtcGTATTCATAAACCCACATCACGTCACCAGTAGTAACGCGGTCTATGAATGCAGGGTCCTCAGCTATAATGTCAAACAACTCTTTTGTGACCTCTACTCGTATTAATTTTTGCAGAAACTTCCGGGCTTTTGATAAGACACAATAACTCATACCCAAATCTTTAAAAGAAAATGGTTGAATTGATCCACAAGATATGCCGAGATCCTCTGGTACCTCTTTGATGCTAATACGACGATTTTAAAGCACTATTTTCTAAGCCCCTTCATTGATAAAGCCGACTTCCCAAAtcgttctttgtttttttccatAAAGTTACTAAAGTTACAACGCAACTAATTAAGCGAGACAATTTTTTGAATTCAGTGAAttctatgaaatttttttttatcgatactCCGTTAAAAGAacccagtccgggtcaaatttgatcactaCGCAACTACCCAAGCGAGACTAATTTTTCGAATTGAGCGAATTCTAAGCATTTTTTATCGATACTCAAATAAaatggaccagtccgggtcaaatctGATCACTACGCAACTACTCCATCGAAACTATTTTTAGAATTCAGCGAATTATAGGAAGTTTTTTGATCAATATTcagttaaaattatttagtCCGGTTCAATTTTGATCACTACGCAACTATTCAAGCGAGACAATTTTCTGGATTCAACGAATTctatgaaatttgtttttatcgatatttaattaaaatgactcagtccgggtcaaatctGATGACTACGCAACTACCTAAGCGAGACAAATTTTTCGAGTTCTGTGAATTctatgaaacttttttttttatcgatactCGGTTAAAAGAgcccagtccgggtcaaatttgatcactaCGCAACTACCCAAGCGAGACTgactattaattttattttagttgagTATTCTTTTGTGACTTATCGATATTCAGTTAAAATGActtagtccgggtcaaatttgatcactaCGCAACTACTCAAGCGAGTCTAATTTTTCGAATTCtatgaaactttttttatcGATACTCGGTTAAAAGAgcccagtccgggtcaaatttgatcactaCGCAACTACCCAAACGAGACTGactattcattttattttagttgaGTATTCTTTTGTGACTCGTTAACAATAAACCATGCCATACAAACACtattatcatatttttaaatattcttccaAAATCTCACTATATTTCACCTCTATATCtatgtatacacatttatccagattcttttttctatacaCTATGTCATATATTTCcatctttctctctctttctatCTTCTACACTATCAATTATGTAACATATTCGCACTTTGCTttgcatcatcatcatcactcTACACATGCCACAATTACACTATGTCATTGGGTGCAACCCAACCCAACACAAAACACACTTAACGGAATTATGAATTGTGGGATTTGAAGCCTAACGAGCTGCCCATTGACGACACTTACAAAGATACCAAGGAATCGatcaaacaaaaaccaaatacgCACGTAGATAACGGTGCTACTTTCGATAGCTCCGAGGAAACCATGAAGTTTATTATCATGACGACCACGCCCACACCGATCCAGCCAGCCGAAATAGTTAAGGACACTACTGCGGAGGTCGCTGCAAAAGTGGTGGCTAATATAATTGAAACTGGCGCGGGATTCAGAGGCGTGCAAGAGTATGAAACAACGGAAGGTCCCGCAGCCACTGAGGTGTCTACGAATGTCAATTCCGACCGCTATTATTTGAATAACGTAGGCACCATGCCACAAAATTTGGATTACAACTTCCTCACTCCCCCGGCGCCAGAGTCCGAAGTTGACACTGAGACTTCAACAGCTGACGAACCGACGCTGTACGAGTTTAACGATTTCGACGGTGGCAGCAGTCCAGCACAGGAAAATACTGATGTGAATGCGACGGAAGCGCTCAGCGACTTGGCACAAACCGAGACAACCACAGTGAGCTCAACATCCACGCTGACGCAAGATACTAGCGGCGCGGCAGATGTGTATGCAAATATTGTGCAGAAACTGCTTTTCCCAGCGCAGGAAGAAGCAACAACGGCCAGTAGCACAACAACAGCCAGCAGCGTAACAACAACGCCAGCTAAAGCGCAAATGGAGACCTCAACTTATGCGCCGATAGTGGATGAAGAGCAACTCGATGCAGAGCATCAAGCGACCAAACTATTGCTGGCTGGTGTCAAATTgacaaaacacaacaacaacgaaatcgATGAGAGCGCACAGAAAGCGAGGGGCTCATATAGCGCTATATTGGATCCAACTTATGGCGAAGGTGGCGCGCTCTTCATTCATGTGGACGACGACGACAATGTAGCCGACAGCACAACCACGACTactacaacgacaacaacaaccaccgCGCAACCGGAAACGAGCACAAGTGTAATAGCAAGTCTGAGCGAAGGCGGCAGTTTCCAGGAGCGCATACGGAATTATCGGCGCTTCGCTTCACAGCAACGCGGAAACGGCAAACCATCAATCAATGTGAGGCGCAATCAGCTGCCAGTCAACGGGAAgctaacaactacaacaactaaaGTGCCCAGCAGCAGTAGCACCACAACAACACGCAGTTATTTGAAGCGCGTCGCCGCAAGCCGTTTGCGTTTGTCGCGCCTGTCAGCGGCCAATAATCGCCTTACCACCGCAACACCAAGCACCACAGCCGATGTGGCCACTGTTGAATATACCAATACCAACAACGATAGTGTTCAGTCATCGCAAACAAGCAGGAAAATCGCTGTACGCAATATAGACAAGGAATTGGGCAGCATTGGCGGCGGCAAACGTTATGATGCGCGCGGAAATTCCTTTGACAAAGACAGCGCTGGCAAGCGCGGCACCACCAGCAGTCCAGCGGTGGTAGACGAGAGCAGCACCAGCAGCACATCGCCAAGTTGGGAGAGTGTACGCAATAATTTGCGACGCTTTCAAGTGAGCCACAAGCCAACCACCGTGTCAACCACCGCTTCAACTACAACTATTAGCCCGCGCCGCGCGGCACTGAAGGCGACGCGCAACAACGCGGTGCGCGCGCGTAACCGTTTCTCCAATTTCAAAACGCAAACAAGCGCTGCGACAACGACGACTactgtcacaacaacaacaacacctacGACGACCACGACTGCCGCACCAACAACGGCGCAAACAACGCCTATTGCGCCCACCGCTTACGCACTCAGTCCTACACCAAATCTCGATCACATACTAAAATCCATCACATCTTCTGTTTCCTATTCAACTTCCACTTCAACTAAAGATCAAGCACCTTTGCGCATTGCTGAACCACAAGCAAGCACTTTCGGCGTGGCGGCGAATATTGATGCACCGCCAGCTTACCAAATATACGACTTGGCTTCCCTTTCTGCCTCTACTTCTGCTTCTACACCTCCATCTGCTTACGAATTTCCCACCATTTCAAGCACTCCTTCCTCTCCCATAACTATCGACACACATGCCGATGACTCGGCAACATTTCTCGATTTCGATAAGTTAACACGCGCCATTGTTGATGATTCCGTCTTACAGAATTTCCGCACTCAACAGCAGTCTAGCCGACCGCCCACTGTCTATCAGACAGCACCAGTTACCGTCGCGCGCTCGCTGTCAACGAACAGTAATGCTCGTGCTGTGGGCAACTCTGTGCCACTGAGCTATAATAAGCTGACGCCGCAAGGTGAGTTCGCTTAGCGTGTGTCTGCGCACTCTTAAGCAACAGTTTATTGTATATTGCcaatgcacacatatatacacacacacatgctctaatgcacacacctacatacacacatataacacACAATAGCGCAAACTGATATGTGACAAGATTGAAACAAACGCCTTCCAACTCACTTCCTCTTTGCAGCTCCTGCTCAGCTAACGCCTCCACAGCGCCCACCACAATTGCCACAGATTGTCCAACAGCACACACCCCCCACCTCTCCTGCACCGCGCATCATTATTGCGCGCGCAGAAGGTCAACGCATAGCACCGAATTCAGTGTCATCGATTTTATCGGCGCTGGCGACGCAGCCGCCACCCAAGACCACGCCGCTTGCGCCGTATGTGCCGCTGGACGACTTCCTTACGAAGAAGTTCGGTCAAACCGCACCGGGCGACACGAATACAAGTGTTGCAACGAAGCAGGCAATAAGCTTTAATaatctgcaacaacaacaatacaagtCAGCGCAAAGTCCgcaacaaaattattatcaaaaagcgctcgccacaacaacaacacaacaaattCAACCGCTCTACAATCGCGCCGCCACGCAGGATAtacaattacaaaagcaaaagcagcaacaagCGGCAcaagcagcacaacaacaacagcagcaattcAATCAGCAAttccagcagcagcaacaacaacaattattacaacaacagcagcaactgcAACAACTGAAAtttcagcagcaacaacaacagcaatatcagcaacagcagcagaaaatacaacaacaacagttgcagcaacaacagctaaaacagcagcaacaatatgcGCAACAACAACTTAATGAGCAGCAATATTTCCAGAAATTCgctaagccagcaattacacaacaacaacaacagtcacaACAACCTGTGTGgcaacaaaagcagcagcaacaacaaatattttcgcaGCAATCGGCGCTGCAACTGAAGCAAAATCAGCAATActcgcaacaaaaacaaacacaacaacaacaattaacagcaacaaaaaatcaatacaattatccacaacaacagcaacaacaaactatTCGACTATCGTcaacccaacaacaacaagcgcaacaACAGCGTCCGCAGCAAACCACACAGAACTTCTTCACTAACTTccagcaacaaccacaacaacaacagtttacaCAATTTCCACCCTTCACCAGTTCAGCTGGTGCCACTCAATCACAACAGCTGTCATTCGACGAGCTCAGCAATAGCATCGTGCCACCCGAACATGACAAACATCTGAACATACAATTGCCCGCGCTCACCGCCGGTCTTATACCGGCgcccacagcaacaacattcaCAGCGCAACGTCGCATGGACGTCGTAGACACTGCTGAAAGTGAAAACTCGAGTATTTTCCACGAGCCGGGCAGCAGCAGCGCCTATAACGGCGTGAGTTCGTATGATGTGCCGCTAAGCAGCATCGGGCGCCTGCCGAACGACATAACGCATCTGCTGAGGCGATTGCGCAAGGTCAAATAAAATTGCCCATCTACCTCCACCGCCGCCGCTGTTGCCATAGCAGGAATTAGTAGCTAGAGAGAAAGTGATGCAGCCTATGCTCGGTATATGTGTGTAGTAGTTAGTTAGTTTACTCAGTTAAGTATCGATTTGTGCCTCACAACTACTTTATTTCTATGAGTTTCCTGAAATTTTCGATAACTTAATCTTTTTTACTTTCacctaaattattaattttctatatttttatattattgactATCATTTTTTTAGTTCAATTGAAAGTAGGTGCAAAAACCCATTACTGCCATTACATTTAAGTTACtctattattttataagtgCATTCGATTTCAAACGATCGATCGGATCGAATGATTATagttctattatttatttttattgaaataaacgaATTAGTAAAACTTAAAAGGAGAAATGCTTACAGATTATTTGGAGAATATAGCAGGTATCTAGAGTAAGTACACATTTTACGTTGCTtgcacaaaagacttaagcaacgaacttggTTGTGGCGTTTGTGGGGAATTGCAGATAGTTGTGGCGAAAATCCATATcagtcaaattttattttaagaaattttttaaggGTGACTTTGAGCCATGAAATGTTCAGCATCTGATCCCCATTCAtagcatactcgtatatacccTTCTCGAGATCCTTaatcataatttttctgtaagcGGTCGGTCTCATTTGATACCTCAACGTACTTCTACTAAAAAACGTTTCTCATGGAATGCATAATCAGTTATAAGTTCAATTATGACTTAAAGACCTTGTTATCTATGAAGAACGTAGTTAGGACATAACAAATATTAAGagagaagaaaaataaagacaGAGGTATAAAAGAGAGAGATGGAAAGATTATTTGAGAGATTTGTTGAAGAACTGAAAGAGAAGTATAGAGGGAGAGATAGAGAGGAGGGtatagaaagaaagaaaaaaaaagaacaggGAGAGACCTAGGGAAAGaggaaaaaaagagaaagagagagttTGAGAGAAGAGAGAGGGAAGGAGACAGAAAGACGTTAAGAGATTGAATTAAAGACAGTGTGAGAAACTGAAATTAGAGagggaaaaaggaaaaaaaagagagaaaaaatagaaagaaggaaataaataaattcaaaaagacggaaaaatataaaagaaataataatgcGTGAGAGGAAAGATAGGGGAAAGAGAGATGGAAAAAGAGAGAGGAGAGCCGGAAAgagtgaaatatatatataaaacgagagagagagagaggagagACGGTAAGAGTGAGAGAGAGACGAAAGGCTGATGGATAGAGAAAGAGAGGGAGACGGATCGAGTGAAATTCAGACAGcgagagaaagagaagaaaaaaagtgaaatatacaAAGAGAGTGAGGAAAAGAGTAAAATAGAGAGCGAGAGAGACGGAAAGAGTGAAATGGGGAGAGAGAGGGAGAAAGagaagaaataagaaaaagtgAAAGAGAGActgaaagagaagaaaaattaaagagtGAGATGACGAGAGAGAGAGGTGGAGAAGAAAAACAAAGAGTGAAATAGAGAGACAGGGAAAGAGACAGAATGAAAGCATATCGAGAGAGAAAGAGACTTTCGTGTATGAAGAGAAAAACACATCGTGTCCTGTTTTGGATTGAGATCATGAACGATATAAGTGACCTGTATACAATCGGCATGAAAACTTGACATTTCGTTTCGCTTATAATCTCACATTTCGCTATTAAAAGCCTGCCCCCCCAACATCGCTAAAAATGTAAAcgaaattttttgcatttttttgttttcaattaaaagaaacaatacgcatatagtttatttatttcacaattatattgtttttgtcatttacttaTATCATTTCgtttatcaattttattttcaccaCCTGAAACATTAGCACACCTTCTTCTCCACCGTGTCACTTGAGACTACATATTTAACTTACATATTTCGTTAGTATGCACTtctgtgcatgtgtatgtgagtgtgatAAGACTTATCGATGTGTATGCGTGACTgttttgtgtgtatatatgtgtgtgtgtgtgtgcattaaatttaatattaattagtattaattaaaaattacagttAATCACTTAGTCAAAAATGATGCTGACATTGCAAACAGCACTTTTTAATTGGTATGTTTGTTGTATTGTATTAGATTGTATTGGATTAGATAGTAAATACAATgcgaaaattacaaattacagtacaataattacattaaattaattaaatacataaatactagAGTTTGCGGTATATTTGTGTTTGATGCACGCctattttttcatcattttttttaatttttaatattttctttt includes:
- the LOC105226274 gene encoding mucin-5AC; this encodes MRTPKMFGLPLGLLLLTLVSATSAQGTFEDAETSNDYTSAITHQQFDLRHTIPGEPEVDYPIYSEVPKTSFECTGKHEGYYADMETRCQAFRICAHTARGTQGFGFLCPNGTLFSQKNFVCDWYRNVNCAESEQYYSKNSANRIGSSSDMMERVRQMMEYPMKTISAALQSKQASHHTLKKQLELSESGVAAGDSADVEPQSSRDSSQRAYLNRKSAVTRAQVESVSKTHVATQQTQVEDTVTQQRKRLQQQRQQQRTETKTQSSNTQQKTTKSNDEDVYVNSLGELSSDPGVNFEHDSARIIAESPSRTYNYAKKSNFAEKVNIGLNSLAETTAPEVFAPDYVKHLRTADEDAILAANINNLLEVVSEDLDTSVSGYQVPAPQRNKTSFRFLSRGFSSQSDRSKRPPYEYAKPKQTASTIRFTPNELPIDDTYKDTKESIKQKPNTHVDNGATFDSSEETMKFIIMTTTPTPIQPAEIVKDTTAEVAAKVVANIIETGAGFRGVQEYETTEGPAATEVSTNVNSDRYYLNNVGTMPQNLDYNFLTPPAPESEVDTETSTADEPTLYEFNDFDGGSSPAQENTDVNATEALSDLAQTETTTVSSTSTLTQDTSGAADVYANIVQKLLFPAQEEATTASSTTTASSVTTTPAKAQMETSTYAPIVDEEQLDAEHQATKLLLAGVKLTKHNNNEIDESAQKARGSYSAILDPTYGEGGALFIHVDDDDNVADSTTTTTTTTTTTTAQPETSTSVIASLSEGGSFQERIRNYRRFASQQRGNGKPSINVRRNQLPVNGKLTTTTTKVPSSSSTTTTRSYLKRVAASRLRLSRLSAANNRLTTATPSTTADVATVEYTNTNNDSVQSSQTSRKIAVRNIDKELGSIGGGKRYDARGNSFDKDSAGKRGTTSSPAVVDESSTSSTSPSWESVRNNLRRFQVSHKPTTVSTTASTTTISPRRAALKATRNNAVRARNRFSNFKTQTSAATTTTTVTTTTTPTTTTTAAPTTAQTTPIAPTAYALSPTPNLDHILKSITSSVSYSTSTSTKDQAPLRIAEPQASTFGVAANIDAPPAYQIYDLASLSASTSASTPPSAYEFPTISSTPSSPITIDTHADDSATFLDFDKLTRAIVDDSVLQNFRTQQQSSRPPTVYQTAPVTVARSLSTNSNARAVGNSVPLSYNKLTPQAPAQLTPPQRPPQLPQIVQQHTPPTSPAPRIIIARAEGQRIAPNSVSSILSALATQPPPKTTPLAPYVPLDDFLTKKFGQTAPGDTNTSVATKQAISFNNLQQQQYKSAQSPQQNYYQKALATTTTQQIQPLYNRAATQDIQLQKQKQQQAAQAAQQQQQQFNQQFQQQQQQQLLQQQQQLQQLKFQQQQQQQYQQQQQKIQQQQLQQQQLKQQQQYAQQQLNEQQYFQKFAKPAITQQQQQSQQPVWQQKQQQQQIFSQQSALQLKQNQQYSQQKQTQQQQLTATKNQYNYPQQQQQQTIRLSSTQQQQAQQQRPQQTTQNFFTNFQQQPQQQQFTQFPPFTSSAGATQSQQLSFDELSNSIVPPEHDKHLNIQLPALTAGLIPAPTATTFTAQRRMDVVDTAESENSSIFHEPGSSSAYNGVSSYDVPLSSIGRLPNDITHLLRRLRKVK